A part of Macrobrachium rosenbergii isolate ZJJX-2024 chromosome 33, ASM4041242v1, whole genome shotgun sequence genomic DNA contains:
- the LOC136855896 gene encoding tubulin alpha-1 chain-like, with product MGIYRRFIYFRKRECISIHVGQAGVQIGNACWELYCLEHGILPNGQLAANEGEEDMADDSFGTFFSETMAGKHVPRAIFVDLEPTVVDEVRTGTYKALFNPDGMISGKEDAANNYARGHYTIGREQVQVTLERIRKQADQCSGLQGFLIFHSFGGGTGSGFTSLLMEHLAIQYGKKSKLEFAVYPAPQVATSVVEPYNAVLTTHTTLELSDCAFMVDNEAIYDICHRNLAIERPTYTNLNRLIGQVVSSITTSLRFDGALNVDLNEFQTNLVPYPRIHFPLVTYAPVISAEKAEHERLKVPEITSTCFEAHNQMVKCDPRRGKYMACCLLYRGDVVPKDVNSAVAMIKAKRTVQFVEWCPTGFKVGINYQPPTVVPGGDLAKVERALCMLSNTTAIGEAWARLDHKFDLMFAKRAFVHWFVGEGMEEGEFTEARENIAALEKDYEEVANDFDDAELDDDDEY from the exons CGAGAGTGCATAAGCATCCACGTCGGTCAGGCGGGCGTGCAGATCGGAAACGCCTGCTGGGAACTGTATTGCCTGGAACACGGCATCCTTCCGAACGGGCAGTTGGCAGCCAACGAAGGAGAGGAAGACATGGCAGACGACTCCTTCGGGACCTTCTTTTCGGAAACGATGGCTGGCAAACACGTCCCGAGGGCGATCTTCGTAGATTTGGAACCCACGGTTGTTG ACGAAGTTCGGACGGGCACGTACAAGGCCCTCTTCAACCCGGACGGCATGATTTCGGGGAAGGAGGACGCGGCAAATAACTACGCCCGAGGCCACTACACCATCGGCAGGGAACAGGTGCAGGTGACCTTGGAACGGATCCGGAAGCAGGCGGATCAGTGTTCCGGATTGCAG GGCTTCCTCATCTTCCACTCCTTCGGCGGAGGGACAGGATCTGGGTTCACGTCGCTCCTGATGGAACACTTGGCCATCCAGTACGGCAAGAAGAGCAAGCTGGAATTTGCTGTCTACCCGGCGCCCCAG GTGGCGACCTCTGTCGTGGAGCCTTACAACGCCGTTCTGACCACCCACACGACTCTGGAACTCTCAGACTGCGCCTTCATGGTGGACAACGAAGCCATCTACGATATCTGTCACAGGAATTTGGCG ATCGAACGACCGACATACACGAATCTCAATCGCTTAATCGGTCAGGTTGTGTCTTCTATTACAACCTCTCTCAG GTTCGACGGGGCGCTAAACGTCGACCTGAACGAGTTCCAGACGAATTTAGTTCCGTACCCAAGAATCCACTTCCCACTGGTCACCTACGCCCCTGTCATCTCGGCTGAGAAGGCGGAACACGAACGACTGAAGGTACCCGAAATCACCTCTACCTGCTTCGAGGCCCACAATCAGATGGTCAAGTGTGACCCCAGGAGAG GTAAATACATGGCATGCTGCCTCCTGTATCGTGGTGACGTTGTACCAAAAGACGTCAACTCGGCCGTGGCAATGATCAAAGCCAAGAGAACCGTGCAGTTTGTGGAATGGTGTCCTACGGGATTCAAGGTCGGCATCAACTACCAACCTCCTACTGTAGTCCCTGGAGGGGACTTGGCCAAG gtCGAGCGTGCCCTATGTATGTTATCAAACACCACAGCCATTGGTGAAGCCTGGGCCAGGTTAGACCACAAGTTTGATCTCATGTTTGCTAAAAGAGCTTTCGTACACTG GTTCGTGGGAGAGGGAATGGAGGAAGGCGAATTCACAGAGGCTCGGGAGAACATCGCTGCCCTTGAGAAGGATTACGAGGAGGTGGCTAACGACTTCGATGATGCTGAATTGGATGACGACGATGAATACTAA